The Sphingomonas sp. NBWT7 nucleotide sequence AAGGCAACGCAGGTCGTCTCGCAGGCGATCGAGACCGGCGGAACGCAGAGCCTCAATTATTTCATCGCGCAGAAATACGTCGAGGCGATCGGCAAGTTCGCGACCAGCCCGAATGCCAAGACGATCCTCTTCCCGGTCGAGGCAACGCAGCTGATCGGGTCGCTCGGCGGGATCGGCGAGCTGGCGAAGGCCGCGCTCGGAGACGTGGCGGCGCCTGCGACACGGCCGGCGCAGACGCCCACGCCGCACGTTCCGCGCGTCAAGGGCGGCGACCCGGCGTGAGCAGCGCGTGACGGACGCCGCCTATTGGCTGATCGCGGCGGTCGTGCTTGGCATCGCCGAGCTTGTCGCGCCCGGTGTGTTCTTCGTTTTTCTCGCGATCGCCGCCGGCATCGTCGCTGCCACGCTGCTTGCGCTGCCCGATCTGCCGCCGGTCGCACAGCTTGGCGCGTTCGGCGCGTGGAGCGTCGCCACGGTGCTGATCGGCCGGCGCTGGTATCGCGACTATCCGATCGAATCGGGCGATCCGCTGCTCAACGACCGCGCGGGCCGGATGATCGGCGCGTCCGCGATCGTCAGCGAGCCGATCGTCAACGGACGGGGCCGGGTTCGCGTCGGCGACGGGGAATGGCCCGCAACCGGGCCCGATACCGCCGCCGGCACAGCCATGCGGATCACCGCCGTCCTCGATGGGGTCGTGTCGGTCGAGGTGCTTTGATCGAGCGTCAGGCGTCGGCGGTGCCGGCGGAAGCATCAACGGCCAGCAGGCGACGGCGCGGCAACGCCTCGGGCATCTCGTCGCGGATGAATGCCAGCATCGCCTCGCGCAGATCGCAGCGCAGATCGAATGCGGTGCCCGCATCTTTTGCTGTCGCAAGCACGCGAACCTCGATCGCGTCGGGCTTGGTGTCGGTCACCTGCAACACGAACGATCGGCCGTCCCAGCGTGGGTTGGCGCGCACCAGTTCCTCGTAGCGCGCGCGCAGCCGCGGGATATCGGCGGTCGGATCGAGCCAGAAGAAGGCGCTGCCTAACAACTGGCTCGTGTTGCGCGTCCAGTTCTGGAACGGCATTTCGAGGAAGCGCGACACCGGCACCACCAAGCGCCGCTCGTCCCACAGTGCGATGACGACATAGGTCAGCCGGATCTCCTCGACCCGGCCCCATTCGTTCTCGATGATCAGTACGTCGTCGATGCGGATCGGCTCGGTGAAGGCGAGCTGGATCCCGGCGATGAGGTTCTTGAGCGCCGGCTGCGCTGCCGCGCCGACCGCGAGCCCCGCGAGCCCTGCGGAGGCCATCAGCGTGATGCCGACACTTCGGATGCTCGGGATAGACAGCAGCATCAGCGCCGCCGTGAGGACGCCGATCGCGATCACCACCACGCGGCCGAGGATCGCCGCCCGCGTGCGCCGCCGCCGCGCGCGCAGATTGTCCGACACCCCGATGTCGTAGCGCAGTTCGACGGCGCGGACGTAGACCCGCACCACCGTGATCAGCAGCCAGCCGATCAGGCCTGGGACGACGAAGCCGGTGGCGAATTGCCACAGATCGTTCGACCATTCGGACAGATCGAGGAAGCGCCGCGCCGCCGCGAGCGCAACGGCAACCGCCACCCAGCGCAGCGGCCGCGCCGACAGTTCAACTACTGCATCGTCGACCGATTCGGGCGTCCGCGCCGCGATGCGCCTGCCGATCGCGAGCGCCAGTGCATGCGCGGCAAGCGCAAGCACCACCGCCGCCGCGACCACGATGAGGTTCATCAGCGCGACCGGGACTTCCCAATCGCGCCATTCGGTCCAATCGAACGTCATGCCGCCATAGCGGCTGGCCGGTGCGCGGGTTCCGCGCCCCGGCCGTGCCGTCAGGCGGGCTGTGCCACCTTCGGGGCCGAGTCGCGCACGCCCTGGTCGACGTGCTCGGCGAACTGCGCGAAATTCTCGTTGAACAGGTCGACGAGCTTCGCCGCGGTCGTGTCGTAGCCGGCCTTGTCGGTCCAGGTCGCGCGCGGATCGAGGATCGCGCTATCGACGCCCGGCACCGACACCGGCACCTTGAAGCCAAAGTTGGGATCAGTGCGGAACTCGACGTCGTTGAGGCTGCCGTCGAGTGCGGCGTTGAGCAGCGCGCGCGTCGCCTTGATCGGCATGCGGTTACCGACGCCGTACTTGCCGCCCGTCCAGCCGGTGTTGACCAGCCAGCAATCGACCCCGCCCTTCGCGATCCGCTCCTTCAGGAGGTTGCCGTAGACCGACGGGTGGCGCGGCATGAACGGCGCGCCGAAGCACGTCGAGAAGGTCGCGTCAGGCTCGGTCACGCCGATTTCGGTCCCCGCGACGCGCGCGGTATAGCCCGACAGGAAGTGATACATCGCCTGGTCGGGCGTCAGCTTCGCGATCGGCGGCAGCACCCCATAGGCGTCCGCCGTCAGGAAGATGATGTTCTTGGGCACGCCGCCCATATTCTCTTCCGACGAATTCGGAATAAAATCGATCGGATAGGCGCCGCGGCTGTTCTCCGCGAGGCTCGCGTCGTCGAGGTCGAGCGTGCGCGTCACCTGATCCATCACCACGTTCTCGAGCACCGTGCCGAAACGCTTGGTGGTGGCAAAGATCTCGGGCTCGGCATCGGGCGAGAGGCGAATCATCTTGGCGTAGCAACCGCCCTCGAAGTTGAAGACGGCGGTATCCGACCAGCCATGCTCGTCGTCACCGATCAGCGTGCGGCTCGCGTCTGCCGACAGCGTCGTCTTGCCGGTGCCCGACAGGCCGAAGAATACCGCGGTCGACCCGTCGGCGCCCATGTTTGCCGAACAGTGCATCGGCATCACGCCGCTCGGCGGCAGCAGGTAGTTGAGCAGGCCGAACACGCTCTTTTTCATCTCGCCGGCGTATTTGGTGCCGCCGATCAGGATCAGCTTGTCGGTGAAGTTGACCGCGATCACCGTCTCGCTGCGGCAGCCGTGACGCGCCGGGTCCGCGCGGAAGCTCGGGAGATCGATGATCGTATAGTCGGCGACGAAATCCTTGAGCTGCGCCTCTTCCGGGCGGACCAGCATCGTGCGGATGAACAGGTTATGCCAGGCAAGCTCGTTGATGACGCGCACACGCACCCGATGTCCGGGCTGCGACCCGCCGAAGAGGTCCTGGACGAACACGTCCTCCTTCTCGCGCAGGCAGGCGAGGAAATCTTCCTTCAGCGCCGCGAAGTGCGCCGGCTCCATCGCCTTGTTGGACTTGCCCCACCACACCGTGTCGGCGGTTTCGGCATCCTTCACGATGAACTTGTCCTGCGCCGAGCGCCCGGTATGCGCGCCCGTCTCCACCACCAGCGGGCCGTCCGCCGAAAGCTTGCCTTCGCCGCGCGCGACCGCGGCCTCCACCAGTCGCGCGGTAACAAGGTTCCAGTGCAACGTGGCGCGGATCTCGATACCCTGCGTCTCGAGACCGGCGTCAGGAATTCGATCGCTCACGTCCATTTCCCCTAATTCAATCTGCGTGCGTCCGCCCTGCATACGTATGCGGCTTTCCCGTCCGCATATCGGCGAGGGATAAGCGCGTCAAACGCCCGCGGCATTGAGCGCGTCCCTGCTTTGCACTAACTGCGCCGTGATGACGGCTACGATCGCGCTCGTCGATGATGATCGCAACATCCTCACCTCGGTTTCGATCGCGCTCCAGGCCGAGGGCTTCCTGACGCGCGTCTATTCGGATGGCGAGACGGCGCTGAAGGCGCTGGTCGACAATCCCGCCGATCTCGCGATCTTCGACATCAAGATGCCGCGGATGGACGGCCTCGAACTGCTGCGTCGGCTGCGCGAGAAGAGCCGCATCCCGGTGATCTTCCTGACCAGCAAGGACGACGAGCTCGACGAGGCGCTCGGCCTGGCGATGGGAGCGGACGATTATATCGCCAAGCCGTTCAGCCAACGGCTGCTGATCGCGCGCATCCGCGCCATCCTGCGCCGTACCGAACTGACGCAGACGGCCGATCCCGCCGCGGCCGATGCGCAGCCGCCGCTCGAGCGTGGCCGCCTCTCGATGGATCCGGCGCGTCACCGCGTCACCTGGAACGGCGAGGCGGTGACGCTGACCGTCACCGAATTCCTCATCCTCGAAACGCTGGCACAGCGGCCCGGCATCGTGAAGACGCGCAACCAGCTGATGGATGCCGCTTATCAGGACGACATCTACGTCGACGACCGAACGATCGATTCGCACATCAAGCGCGTCCGGCGGAAATTCCGCGAGGTCGATCCCGGGTTCGATTCGATCGAGACATTATATGGTGCCGGATATCGCTTCTCCGAAGAGTGACGGCAGCGATCTGGCGCTGCGCTGGTCCGGGCGCGTCTCGCTCACGCGGCGGATCCTGGCGGTCAACATCTTCGCGTTGCTGATGCTCGCCGGTGGCTTCTTCTATCTCGATTCCTACCGCAGTCGGATCCTCGACAGTCGCGTCGAGCAGGCGATGCGCGAGGCGCGGCTGGTTGCCGAGGCGCTGAGCGCGGCGACGCCCGATCGGCGCGACCTACTGATGCTCCGCCTCGCGCGCGACACCGGCGCCAGGCTGCGCCTCTACGCACCCGACGGCACGATCATCGCCGATACGCGGGCAATGGGCGACCGCAGCTTCTTGCTGCGCGATCCAGACAAAGAGGGCTGGCGCAAACGCGTCGCACGCTTCCTCGATGCCGGGATCGACACCGTGGTAGGCGCGGTCCGCGCGCCGCTCTACCGCGAGCGGCGCGGCGGCATGACGTGGCCCGACGTGCGTACCGCGACCGCCGGACGCGCGTCGGGCACCGTATGGCGCGCGCCCGATCGCACCCCGGTGATCACCGCCGCCGCGCCGCTGGTCAACCGCGCGGGATCGGTGATGACGACGACCAACGCGCGCGACGTGACGCAGACGGTACGCGTCGAGCGCCTGTGGTTGGGCATCGTCCTGCTGATCGTCACGCTGGTGTCGATCCTGCTGTCGCTGTTCCTCGCGCGCACCATCGTCCGCCCGCTGCGCCGCCTTGCGCGCGCGGCGGTACGCGTCCGGCTCGGCCGTGCGCGCGAGGTGGTGGTGCCGCGCCTGCCCGATCGCGGCGACGAGATCGGCATGCTCGCGCGCGCGCTGTCGGACATGAGCCAGGCGCTGCGTGCGCGGATCGACGCGACCGAGGCGTTCGCCGCCGACGTGACGCATGAGCTCAAGAACCCGCTGGCGTCGCTCCGCTCCGCGGTCGACGTGTTCGGCACCGTCGACGACCCTGCGCTGCGGGAACGGTTGCTGACGATCGTGCGCGACGACGTTCACCGGCTCGATCGGCTGATCAGCGACATCTCCGACGCGTCGCGCCTCGACGCACAGCTCAGTCGCGCCAAGTTCGAGCCGCTCGACCTCGCCGCGCTGCTCGCCGCGCTGGTCCGCGCGCGGATCGACCGCGGCGTCGAGCGCGATGTTCGCCTACGCCTGGACATCACCGACGATCGCGCGCTGACGGTCTTCGGCGACGGTGCGCGGCTGGAACGGGTTTTTGCCAATCTCGTCGATAATGCCATCTCCTTCTCGCCTGACGGCGGCACGGTGGCGCTCTCCGCGCTCAACAGCGACGCGGCGCTCGACGTGCGGATCGAGGACGAGGGACCCGGCGTACCCGAGGAGGCGCGCGAGGAAATCTTCCGCCGCTTCCACTCTGTGCGGCCCGATGTCGAGGCGTTCGGCCGGCACTCCGGGCTCGGCCTCGCGATTGCACGCACGATCGTCGAGGCGCATGGGGGCAGCATTCACGTCGAATCGCGCGAAGATCGCCTGGGCGGCGCTCGCTTCGTCGTTCGGCTGCCGCTCAATGACCGGAGTTGACGTGCCTCTACGCGAGACGATTCATGCCTCGACGGTGGCGATCGGCGGCCGCGCCGTGCTGATCCGCGGCGCGTCGGGCAGCGGCAAGTCCGATCTCGCACTGCGCCTCATCGATCGCGGCGCGCAGCTCGTGTCGGACGATTATACCGTGATCGAGGCGCGTGATGGCCAGCTCGTCGCCAGCGCACCGGAGACGATCGCCGGACGGATCGAGGTGCGCGGGCTCGGCATCGTCCCCTGCCCGCCCGCCGACCCAGCCGTGGTCGCGCTTGCCGTCCGCGTCGACGCGCCGCCGCAGCGCATCCCGGAAGCGGAACGTGACATCATCGGCGGGATCGCCATCCCCTGCCTCGCGCTCGATCCCCGCCCCGCCTCCGCACCTCTGCTCGTCGAGCTCGCGCTGAAGCATCGCCTGCCATGAACGATATGCCTGAGATCATGCTCGTCACCGGCCTGTCGGGTGCCGGCAAATCGACCGTCCTGCGCACGCTGGAGGATATCGGCTGGGAAGTGGTCGACAATCTGCCGCTGTCGCTGCTCGATCGGTTGCTCAGCGCCGATACGCCGGCGATTGCGAAGGGCACGTCGCGACCGTTGGCAATTGGGATCGGCGCGGCCACGCGCGATTTCGATCCTGCGCGGATCATCGATCAGGTCGCGCGACTGCGCGATCGCAATGATCTCAAGCTCACCGCGCTGTTCCTCACCTGTGCCACTGACGAGCTCGCGCGGCGCTACGACGAGACGCGTCGGCGCCACCCCTCGGCGCGCGACCGCCCCGCACGCGAGGGGATCGAGCATGAACGGACGCTGCTCGATCCGCTGTGCCGCTGGGCGACCTATCTGGTCGATACCAGCCGCCTCACCGGCGCCGATCTTGCGCAGCGCATCCGGCGCGATTTCACGCGGCCGGGCTTGGGCGAGACGATGCTGTCGGTCACCTCGTTCGGCTTCTCGCGCGGGTTGCCGCCAGATGCGGACCTCGTCTTCGACATGCGCTTCCTGCGCAATCCGTACTGGGACCCGGCGTTGCGGCCGGGCACCGGGCGCGATCCCGCCGTTGCCGCCTATGTTGCCGCGGATCCGGCGTACGAGCCGGCGGTTGCCGCGATCGAGGACCTGCTGCTGCTGCTTCTCCCCCGCTACCACGTGGAGGGCAAGGCGTACGTCAACGTCGCGATCGGCTGTACCGGCGGGAGACACCGGTCGGTGCACGTGGCGGAGCGGATCGCCAAACGGTTGCGTGAGGCAGGATTTTCGCCCACGGTCACGCATCGCGACTTGGCGGCCGTGCCGCATGATACGCTCGAGGGACAGCCGGACCGGCAATGAACGAATTGACGACGCAGATGATCGGGCTGGTGCTCGTCACGCACGGCCGGCTGGCCGACGAGTTCGTGACGGCGATGGAGCATGTCGTCGGCCCGCAGACGCAAGTCCGCACCGTCGCGATCGGGCCAGATGACGACATGGAGGCACGGCGTGCAGACATCCGCGCGGCGATCGCGGAGGTGGATGCCGGGCGCGGCGTGATCGTTCTCACCGATCTGTTCGGCGGCACGCCGTCGAACCTCGCGATCTCGCTGATGGAGCGCGGCCGGATCGAGGTCATCGCTGGCATCAACCTGCCGATGCTGATCCGGCTCGAATCGGCGCGGCGCAAGCTGGGTGTCGCCGCCGCAGTTGCCGCCGCACGCGAGGCAGGACGCAAATACATCTCGGTCGCGTCCGAGGTGCTCGGCGTAGGTGAGGCGGCGGCATGAGCGTGGTGCGCGAGGTGCTCATCGCCAACCGGCGCGGGCTTCATGCGCGCGCCAGCGCGAAGTTCGTGACGCTCGCGACGCAGCAGCCGATCCCCGTCCACGTGGCGAAGGGCGGATCGACCGTTACCGGCACGTCGATCATGGGGTTGATGATGCTCGGCGCGGCGAAGGGCGATACGATCACGATCAGTGCCGAGGGCGATGGCGCCGAGGCGGTGGTGGCGACGATGTGCGATCTCGTCGAGGCGAAGTTCGGCGAGGATTGATCGCAGCCGATGCCGCGGTCGATCACTGCCTATTCCAACCCGCTGGTGAAGCGCGTCCAGGGGTTGCGCGACAAGCGGCACCGGCGTGAGGAGGGCTTGTTCCTCGCCGAAGGGCTGCGCATCCTCACCGAGGCGCGCGAGACGGGGCGTGTGCCGGAACTGATGTTCTACGCCGCCGCGAGCGCGCGGCATCCGCTGGTAATCGCGCTGATCGACGCCGTCGAGGCGGCCGGGGGCGAAGCGATCGAGACGACCGAGGCGATCCTTTCCAAACTGTCGGGCAAGGACAATCCGCAGTCGGTGGTCGGCGCCTTCGCCACGCTCGACACCTCACTCGAGCGGCTCGATCGCACCAATAGCCCCATCTGGCTCGTCGCCGAGCGGCTGCGCGATCCCGGCAACCTCGGCACTATCCTGCGCACCGGCGACGCGGTGGGTGCCGGCGGGCTGATCCTGATCGGCGACAGCGTCGATCCCTTCTCGACCGAGGCGGTACGCGCAAGCATGGGCGCTTTGTTCACTATGCCGCTCGCGCGCACGACGTGGGATGCCTTTCTGCCGTGGCTGCGAAGCGGGCCGGGTCAGCTCGTCGGGCTCAGCCTGCGCACCGACACCGATTATCGCGCGGCGACCTATCAGGCGCCCACCTTCCTCCTCACCGGAAACGAGGCGCAGGGGCTGCCGCGTGAGGCGGAGGACGCGTGCGATCTGCTAGTCAAGCTGCCGATGCGCGGCAAGGCCGACAGCCTGAATGCGGCCGTCGCCACCGCCGTCATGGCCTATCAGGTGCTGAGCCAACACGCGCCGGCGGCAGGAGCGTCCCGATGACCGATCCGACCGACCTTCCCTATCGCCCGTGCGTCGGGATCATGCTGCTCAACCGCGATAGCGACGTGTTCGTCGGGCAGCGGCTCGATTCGACGCTCGAGGCGTGGCAGATGCCGCAGGGCGGGATCGATCCGGGCGAGGAGCCGCTGGCTACCGCGATCCGCGAGCTCGGCGAGGAGACGGGGATCGCGCCCCGCCACGTCGAACTGATCGCCGAGGCGCCGGGAGAGTTCCATTACGATCTACCGCCCGAACTCATCGGCAAGGTGTGGAAGGGCAAATACCGCGGGCAGGTCCAGCGCTGGTTCCTGTTCCGCTTCACCGGGCGTGACAGCGATATCGACATCGAAACGGCGCATCCGGAATTTCGCGCGTGGCGCTGGGCCGCGGCGGACGATCTCCCGACGATCATCGTCCCGTTCAAGCGCGGTCTTTACCAACAGGTTCTGGCCGCCTTCTCGTCTCACCTCACCTGAGCCACGATCCGCCCCCGCACGCTTCATCGCCGCGCGGCGCTGCCATATCATAACGCCGTGCGCCTCGCCCTTCTTCTCGCTGCCCCTTTTTTGCCGTCCGACGAGGCGACGGTCGCCAGCGCCGAGCCCGTAGAGGTGCCCGCCGCGATCCGCGCGATGCTCGATGCCGCGCTCGCTTCGGGCAACGAGGGTGACGTTACGACGATCGTCAAATACGCCCGTACCGCCGACCCGGCGAGCGGTGACGCCGTCGCGAGGATCGCAAACGACTGGCGCGCGGTGCGCGCGCGCGAGCGCCAGACGCGAATCGAGCGCGCCGGCCTGTTCGATCTGTGGACCGGCCGCGCTGAGCTGGGCGGCTTCGTCACCACCGGCAACACCGACAGCGCGGGCGTTACCGGCATCCTCGATCTGACACGCGAGGGCCTCGAATGGCGGCACAAGCTGCGCGCCCAGGCCGATTTCCAGCGCGCGTTCGGCATCACGACGCGCGAACATTATCTCGCGGCGTACGAGCCCAATTGGAAGATCGACGCGCGCCAATATGTCTACGGCGCCGCCCAATATGAGAGCGATCGCTTCTTCGGCTATACCGATCGCTACTCGGCCTCGGCCGGTGCCGGGCTGACCGCGATCCAGCAGCCCTCGATGACGCTCAATCTCGAGCTCGGCCCGGCGTTCCGCCACACCGAATTCACCGACAGCAATGTCGAAAGCAGCATCGCCGCGCGCGGTAGTATCGATTTCGACTGGAAGCTGTCCCCGGGCCTGACGCTGACGCAGGATACGTCGGCCTATCTACAGCGCTTCAACTCGACCATCAGCGGTACGACCGCGATCGCCGCGCGGCTGATCGGGCCGCTATCGGCGCAGGTCAGCTATACCGTCCAATATGAGAGCATGCCGCCGATCGGCCGCGTTTCGACCGACACCACCAGCCGCGCGTCGCTCGTCTATACCTTCTGACCGCCGATGCCGGCGTTCAGCGTCAGCGCAGCCCGCCCGCGAGCAGCTTGTGCAGCTTCGAATGCAGCCCGTCGTTCGCGGCGAGGAATTCGTTGCGCTCGATCGCCCGGTCGCCGCCGCGGAAATCGGTGACGAAGCCGCCGGCTTCCTTGACGAGCAGCATCCCCGCCGCGACATCCCACAGCTTGAGGTCGGATTCCCAATAGCCGTCGAACCGCCCGGCCGCGACCCAGGCGAGATCGAGCGCTGCCGATCCGAGCCGCCGGATGCCCGCCACCTGCGGCGCGATCGCGCCGAAGATTCGCGTCCACTGCGCGAAATCGCCGTGACCCATGAACGGAATTCCCGTCGCGACCAGCGATTCGGTCAGTTCGCGCCGCGATGAGACGCGCAGCCGCTGATCCTGCAACCATGCGCCACGGCCCTTTTCGGCCCAGAAACTCTCATCGGTCAGCGGCTGATAGACGAGTGCCGTCGTGATCTCGCGCTTGCCGCTCGGCATCGGCTCCTCGACCGCGATCGACATCGCGAAATGCGGAATGCCGTGGAGGAAGTTCGATGTACCGTCGAGCGGGTCGACGATGAAGCGCGGCTTGGACGGATCGCCGGCGATCTCGCCGCGCTCCTCCATCAGTAAGCCCCAATCGGGCCGCGCCTTCGACAGCTCCTCGTACAGCGTCTGCTCAGCGCGCTTGTCCGCCATCGTCACGAAGTCCGCCGGCCCCTTGCGGCTGACCTGCAACTGCTGGACTTCGTTGAAGTCGCGGCGCAGCCGCGGCGCGGCCTTGCGCGCGGCGCGCTCGATGACGGAAAAGAGGCCGGAATGGGCTGGCATGATGCTTACCTTCTGCCCGCCCGATCAGAAGGCGGGTCGGGAAGCGGCGCCAATCGGCAGCCGCTTCCATAACAAGTCGAAATCAGTCCGCGCGGCGGACGTAAGTCTGCTCGTACACGTCGACGACGATGCGCGTGCCGCTGGCGATGTGCGGCGGCACCATCACGCGCACGCCATTATCGAGCACCGCCGGCTTGTAGCTCGACGAGGCGGTCTGCCCCTTCACCACCGCGTCCGCCTCGACGATCGTCGCCTCGATCGTGTCGGGCAACTGCACGCTGATGGCTTCCTCCTCGTAGAGTTCCATCACCACGTCCATCCCGTCCTGCAGGAAGGCGGCGGCGTCGCCGAGCAGGTCGCGCGGCAGCGTCACCTGATCATAGGTTTCCTTGTCCATGAAGACGAGCCCGTCGCCGTCGGCGAACAGGAACTGGAAGTCCTTGGTGTCGAGCCGCACGCGCTCCACCGTTTCAGCCGAGCGGAAGCGGACGTTGTTCTTGCGGCCGTCGCGCAGGTTCTTGAGCTCGACCTGCATGTACGCGCCGCCCTTGCCGGGCTGCGTGTGCTGGATCTTCACCGCGCGCCAGATGCCGCCTTCGTACTCGATGATGTTGCCGGGACGGATGTCCACGCCGCTGATCTTCATGGATCTATACCTGCTGGAAAGAGCGATCCGCGCCTCTAGCGGCGCGGCGCCGATCCGGCAAGCAGCGGGTAGGGATTGCGCGGCTCGCCCTGATACCAGCGCTCGCCCGCATGCATCCGGCTGACGCCGAAATGCAGGTGCGTGTTTCCTGCTCCCGCGTTACCAGTATCGCCCACGAAGCCGAGCAGCGTGCCGCGCTTGACGCTAAGCCCTTCCTGGACGCCCGGCGCATAGCCCGCGAGATGCGCGTAATAATAGCTCCACGCGCGATCTGGCGACCGTACGTAGAGCGTGGTCCCGCCAGCGACGCTGCCGAACAGCTTTTCTACCGTCCCTGGTGCGGCGGCGACGACCGGTGTGCCGCCCGGCGCCGGGATGTCGATCGCCTGATGCGTGCGCAGCCCCCCTGCCCGGCTGTGCCCCCAGGTATCGACCAACGCCTCTGCCCGGACGCCGGCCACCGGCACGGCGAGCGGCGCGCCGACGGTCGGCAAAGCCGGCGGCGATGCCGGTGCGACGCGCCCCGGCTCGGCTTCTCGAACCGCTGAGCCGCCGCCGAACGACACCATCGAGGCGAAGCCGGCGAGCATCAGCACGATCAGCCCGAGGATCGTCGCACCGAGCCTGGTCACGGCATCACGCCTGGAAGATCACCGGCGTTCCGGATTTCACCATCAGCGCGACGCGCGCCGCATCCCAGTTCGTCAGCCGCACGCATCCGTTGCTCTCGGTGCGGCCGATCTTCTCCGGATCGGGCGTGCCGTGGATGCCGTAATGTTCGCGGCTGAGATCGATCCACACCACGCCAACCGGGTTGTTGGGGCCCGGCGGAATGATCTGCGCCTGCTTGCTGTCGCTGACGCGCTTCAGGATCTTTGGGTTCATCTTCCAATCGGGATTGGGCGAGACGTGCAGCACCTTCCAATTGCCGATCGGCAGCGGGTCGCTCGCCGATCCGATCGTCGCGCTATACTGTCCGATCAACCGCCCCTGCGCATCATAGGCCCGCAGCAGCTTGTCGGACTTGTCGACGACGATCTTGTCGGCCTTGGGCGCGGCGGCATCGACGTTAAGCTGCGCCAGCGTCTGGCGCCACTGCGGCGTGGCGTCGTCGGGGTAGGCGCGTGACGTCGGCAGCGCGTTGGGGAACACCATCTTCTGCCCCGCCGCGAGTTGCGCGCCCGGGTTGAGCGCAGCGAGCACCGCCGGCGTGGTGTGGAACATTTCGGCCAGCTTCTCGACCGGCGCCGAGTAGAACATGCCGTCGAGCTTGGCCTGATCGGCATAATCCTTTGGGATCGTCTGGACGAACGGCCCCGCCAGCGCGCGCTGATCGACCGTCAGCGTCACCGTCGGCCGGACCGAGCGATACGGATAAAGCGCGCGCAGCGTCGCCTGGTCTGTCTTCCCTGTCACCGGCAAGCCGCGCGACTGCTGGAAGCCCTTGAGTGCATTGACGAGCGACATGCCGCCACGCCCGTCGAGTACGCCCGGCCCAAAGCCGAGCTTATCGAGGATCACCTGGACGTGAAGAATCGAGCGATCGATCGGCGGCG carries:
- a CDS encoding HPr family phosphocarrier protein → MSVVREVLIANRRGLHARASAKFVTLATQQPIPVHVAKGGSTVTGTSIMGLMMLGAAKGDTITISAEGDGAEAVVATMCDLVEAKFGED
- a CDS encoding RNA methyltransferase produces the protein MPRSITAYSNPLVKRVQGLRDKRHRREEGLFLAEGLRILTEARETGRVPELMFYAAASARHPLVIALIDAVEAAGGEAIETTEAILSKLSGKDNPQSVVGAFATLDTSLERLDRTNSPIWLVAERLRDPGNLGTILRTGDAVGAGGLILIGDSVDPFSTEAVRASMGALFTMPLARTTWDAFLPWLRSGPGQLVGLSLRTDTDYRAATYQAPTFLLTGNEAQGLPREAEDACDLLVKLPMRGKADSLNAAVATAVMAYQVLSQHAPAAGASR
- a CDS encoding RNA pyrophosphohydrolase codes for the protein MTDPTDLPYRPCVGIMLLNRDSDVFVGQRLDSTLEAWQMPQGGIDPGEEPLATAIRELGEETGIAPRHVELIAEAPGEFHYDLPPELIGKVWKGKYRGQVQRWFLFRFTGRDSDIDIETAHPEFRAWRWAAADDLPTIIVPFKRGLYQQVLAAFSSHLT
- a CDS encoding YdiY family protein encodes the protein MRLALLLAAPFLPSDEATVASAEPVEVPAAIRAMLDAALASGNEGDVTTIVKYARTADPASGDAVARIANDWRAVRARERQTRIERAGLFDLWTGRAELGGFVTTGNTDSAGVTGILDLTREGLEWRHKLRAQADFQRAFGITTREHYLAAYEPNWKIDARQYVYGAAQYESDRFFGYTDRYSASAGAGLTAIQQPSMTLNLELGPAFRHTEFTDSNVESSIAARGSIDFDWKLSPGLTLTQDTSAYLQRFNSTISGTTAIAARLIGPLSAQVSYTVQYESMPPIGRVSTDTTSRASLVYTF
- a CDS encoding inositol monophosphatase family protein, with the translated sequence MPAHSGLFSVIERAARKAAPRLRRDFNEVQQLQVSRKGPADFVTMADKRAEQTLYEELSKARPDWGLLMEERGEIAGDPSKPRFIVDPLDGTSNFLHGIPHFAMSIAVEEPMPSGKREITTALVYQPLTDESFWAEKGRGAWLQDQRLRVSSRRELTESLVATGIPFMGHGDFAQWTRIFGAIAPQVAGIRRLGSAALDLAWVAAGRFDGYWESDLKLWDVAAGMLLVKEAGGFVTDFRGGDRAIERNEFLAANDGLHSKLHKLLAGGLR
- the efp gene encoding elongation factor P produces the protein MKISGVDIRPGNIIEYEGGIWRAVKIQHTQPGKGGAYMQVELKNLRDGRKNNVRFRSAETVERVRLDTKDFQFLFADGDGLVFMDKETYDQVTLPRDLLGDAAAFLQDGMDVVMELYEEEAISVQLPDTIEATIVEADAVVKGQTASSSYKPAVLDNGVRVMVPPHIASGTRIVVDVYEQTYVRRAD
- a CDS encoding M23 family metallopeptidase, whose translation is MTRLGATILGLIVLMLAGFASMVSFGGGSAVREAEPGRVAPASPPALPTVGAPLAVPVAGVRAEALVDTWGHSRAGGLRTHQAIDIPAPGGTPVVAAAPGTVEKLFGSVAGGTTLYVRSPDRAWSYYYAHLAGYAPGVQEGLSVKRGTLLGFVGDTGNAGAGNTHLHFGVSRMHAGERWYQGEPRNPYPLLAGSAPRR
- a CDS encoding L,D-transpeptidase family protein; amino-acid sequence: MKKFVIAFAASSLLTGVAIAQQQRGAATPAPQTTPAPPIDRSILHVQVILDKLGFGPGVLDGRGGMSLVNALKGFQQSRGLPVTGKTDQATLRALYPYRSVRPTVTLTVDQRALAGPFVQTIPKDYADQAKLDGMFYSAPVEKLAEMFHTTPAVLAALNPGAQLAAGQKMVFPNALPTSRAYPDDATPQWRQTLAQLNVDAAAPKADKIVVDKSDKLLRAYDAQGRLIGQYSATIGSASDPLPIGNWKVLHVSPNPDWKMNPKILKRVSDSKQAQIIPPGPNNPVGVVWIDLSREHYGIHGTPDPEKIGRTESNGCVRLTNWDAARVALMVKSGTPVIFQA